From Vitis vinifera cultivar Pinot Noir 40024 chromosome 14, ASM3070453v1, a single genomic window includes:
- the LOC100265283 gene encoding delta(7)-sterol-C5(6)-desaturase, which translates to MDDQLHLFVAETSFYNRIVLGTFLPAKLWETWPHFVQTWLRNYIGGTLIYLVSGFLWCFYIYYLKRNVYVPKDAIPTTRAMYLQIYVAMKAMPWYTALPTLSEYMVENGWTRCYSSISDVGWPAYFVNLAVYLVFVEFGIYWMHRELHDIKPLYKYLHATHHIYNKQNTLSPFAGLAFHPLDGILQALPHVLALFLFRTHFLTHVLLLFIEAIWTANIHDCIDGKIWPVMGAAYHTIHHTTYRHNYGHYTVWMDWMFGTLCDPEESPKKVT; encoded by the exons ATGGACGATCAGCTTCACCTTTTCGTCGCCGAGACTTCCTTCTACAACCGCATTGTTCTCGGCACATTCTTGCCGGCCAAACTCTGGGAGACCTGGCCCCACTTCGTCCAGACGTGGCTCCGTAACTACATTGGTGGAACCCTAATCTACCTCGTCTCTGGATTCCTCTGGTGCTTCTACATTTATTATCTCAAGCGCAACGTTTATGTACCTAAAG ATGCCATCCCTACAACAAGAGCCATGTATTTGCAAATATATGTTGCCATGAAGGCTATGCCATGGTACACTGCTCTTCCAACGCTCTCTGAGTACATGGTAGAAAATGGTTGGACAAGGTGTTATTCTAGCATAAGTGATGTCGGTTGGCCTGCCTACTTTGTTAATTTAGCAGTATATCTTGTATTTGTGGAGTTTGGTATTTATTGGATGCACAGGGAGTTGCATGACATAAAGCCTCTCTACAAGTATCTTCATGCAACACATCATATCTACAACAAACAGAACACCCTTTCTCCTTTTGCTG GTTTGGCATTTCATCCACTAGATGGGATATTGCAAGCATTGCCCCATGTTCTAGCACTCTTCCTTTTTCGGACCCATTTTTTGACGCACGTACTGCTCTTATTCATTGAGGCCATATGGACAGCAAACATTCATGACTGCATTGATGGCAAGATCTGGCCAGTAATGGGTGCCGCCTACCACACCATTCACCACACTACCTACCGGCATAACTATGGTCACTATACAGTATGGATGGATTGGATGTTTGGAACTCTTTGTGACCCTGAGGAGTCACCCAAGAAGGTGACTTGA